In Natronomonas halophila, one DNA window encodes the following:
- a CDS encoding ABC transporter substrate-binding protein, with the protein MPDKDSLSRRTFLKATGGTAGAVAIAGCGDSGNGNGNGNGDGDTPTPTPEDEPVYTTEAPKAQEAWETVENNPGPEAEDIRTEAFIEIEEAVRDDMVLLPLYHELTEWFWYDWVDMPKFGSLGIHRLQHNTTSVDTSSDQKSENVLVMINGTMSTIDPIRSDDTASGRVIQQMYENLVNYINGNPEIENQLAESIEVSDDGLTYTFNLKQGVTYHEGGELTAADVKYSIRRLAESSNSVRANFVLDSGFLGVEHETDDEGNVVPDSLAVEAVDDYTLEMTLTTPQPAALDILAYDAFGVMPEGTVGDIEGYDGEVTAEEINNSYANGTGPFQFEEWSVGEQAEVTAFGDYHGDGPALDGVRWSIIEDDNAHQTAYVERNLDLFTIPTSFYNPDNVDAEEDDQGRDVGTYGPLENGDTVNYLGVPTLSVFYVAFNVPQVPKKVRQSVAYVTHHQELIDQVFKGRGAPAFSFTPPGMWPTGPDGYNQWVDNWPYSRNETDRESATQALNEAGFTADDPFEMTLTTYDSEVFQEFGRLTRDKLDGTGISLELETAPFNTLISRGEEGDLEFYSLGWIWSWVDPAYGLFGFEPENTDTSIMPTETDGYYLDWHVGLEDYESGDGS; encoded by the coding sequence ATGCCAGATAAAGACTCCCTTTCACGGAGAACGTTCCTGAAGGCAACGGGTGGTACCGCCGGTGCCGTCGCGATTGCTGGCTGTGGTGACAGCGGCAACGGAAACGGTAACGGCAACGGTGACGGTGACACGCCGACGCCGACGCCCGAAGACGAGCCCGTCTATACGACGGAAGCCCCGAAGGCTCAGGAAGCCTGGGAGACCGTCGAGAACAACCCCGGTCCCGAAGCCGAGGACATCCGTACCGAGGCGTTCATCGAGATCGAGGAAGCGGTACGCGACGACATGGTCCTCCTCCCGCTGTACCACGAACTCACCGAGTGGTTCTGGTACGACTGGGTCGACATGCCGAAGTTCGGTTCGCTCGGCATCCACCGCCTCCAGCACAACACTACCTCCGTCGACACCTCCTCCGACCAGAAATCCGAGAACGTCCTGGTGATGATCAACGGGACGATGTCGACGATCGACCCCATCCGCTCGGACGACACGGCCTCCGGCCGGGTCATCCAGCAGATGTACGAGAACCTCGTCAACTACATCAACGGGAACCCGGAGATCGAAAACCAGCTGGCCGAGTCCATCGAGGTCTCCGACGACGGCCTGACCTACACCTTCAACCTCAAGCAGGGTGTCACGTACCACGAGGGCGGCGAACTGACTGCCGCCGACGTCAAGTACTCGATCCGCCGCCTCGCCGAATCGTCGAACAGCGTTCGGGCGAACTTCGTTCTCGACAGCGGGTTCCTCGGCGTCGAACACGAGACCGACGACGAGGGCAACGTCGTCCCCGACTCGCTGGCCGTCGAGGCCGTCGACGACTACACCCTCGAAATGACGCTGACGACCCCGCAGCCGGCCGCACTCGACATTCTCGCCTACGACGCCTTCGGCGTGATGCCGGAAGGCACCGTCGGCGATATTGAGGGCTACGACGGCGAGGTCACCGCCGAGGAAATCAACAACTCGTACGCGAACGGTACCGGTCCGTTCCAGTTCGAGGAGTGGTCCGTCGGCGAGCAGGCCGAGGTTACCGCCTTCGGCGACTACCACGGTGATGGTCCGGCACTCGACGGTGTTCGCTGGAGCATCATCGAGGACGACAACGCCCACCAGACGGCGTACGTCGAGCGGAACCTCGACCTGTTCACGATTCCGACCTCGTTCTACAACCCCGACAACGTCGACGCCGAGGAGGACGACCAGGGCCGCGACGTCGGTACCTACGGTCCCCTCGAGAACGGCGACACCGTCAACTATCTCGGTGTCCCCACCCTCTCGGTGTTCTACGTCGCGTTTAACGTTCCGCAGGTGCCGAAGAAGGTCCGCCAGTCCGTCGCGTACGTCACTCACCACCAGGAACTCATCGACCAGGTCTTCAAGGGTCGTGGCGCGCCCGCGTTCAGCTTCACGCCGCCGGGCATGTGGCCCACGGGCCCCGACGGCTACAACCAGTGGGTCGACAACTGGCCCTACTCGCGCAACGAGACGGACCGAGAGTCCGCAACGCAGGCGCTCAACGAGGCCGGCTTCACGGCCGACGACCCCTTCGAGATGACGCTGACGACCTACGACTCGGAGGTTTTCCAGGAGTTCGGCCGCCTCACCCGTGACAAGCTCGACGGGACCGGTATCAGCCTCGAACTCGAGACGGCGCCGTTCAACACGCTCATCAGCCGCGGTGAGGAGGGCGACCTCGAGTTCTACTCGCTGGGCTGGATCTGGAGCTGGGTCGACCCCGCCTACGGCCTGTTCGGGTTCGAACCCGAGAACACCGACACGAGTATCATGCCCACCGAGACGGACGGGTACTACCTCGACTGGCACGTCGGTCTCGAGGACTACGAGAGCGGCGACGGCAGCTAA
- a CDS encoding ABC transporter permease: MSRWRYFFKRLLLSVPVLFLVMTVIFVVLRMGPLDPVAAMLGPGGLSGANAEAIRENLGLNQPLWQQYIDFITDLITFNLGQSWVLHPNRTVFELLRAFGPRTLWLGFWSILLPLFIGIPLGFYAGMNPNSWGDYIASFGGIIWLAMPNFWLGIMLLTVLRRTDGGDGPLGFDWYQFGPNTDSLIGAPSLDFVDVSSWADLGVVSLPTGLSFEWMTLAVAIKVILPAAIVLGSASMASELRIGRTAVLETINSNYVETAKAKGLSSRVIVWKHVFRNALIPLLPIITNEAFLLIGGSVIVEQVFNINGIGKLFFQSAVQGDLPLAGALIYIFTLIIIFLNIVQDLLYTVLDPRVGYDQ; encoded by the coding sequence ATGAGCCGCTGGAGATACTTCTTCAAGCGGCTATTACTCTCGGTGCCCGTCCTGTTCCTCGTGATGACGGTCATTTTCGTCGTCCTCCGGATGGGGCCGCTTGACCCCGTCGCGGCGATGCTTGGTCCAGGGGGGTTATCCGGGGCGAACGCCGAGGCGATACGCGAGAACCTCGGGCTGAACCAGCCACTCTGGCAGCAATATATCGACTTCATCACTGACCTGATTACGTTCAACCTCGGGCAGTCGTGGGTCCTCCACCCCAACCGCACCGTGTTCGAACTGCTCCGTGCGTTCGGACCGCGAACCCTGTGGCTCGGGTTCTGGTCGATTCTCCTGCCGCTGTTTATCGGCATCCCGCTCGGTTTCTACGCGGGGATGAACCCGAACAGTTGGGGCGACTACATCGCCTCCTTCGGCGGTATCATCTGGCTGGCGATGCCGAACTTCTGGCTCGGCATCATGCTGTTGACCGTGCTTCGGCGGACCGACGGCGGCGACGGTCCGCTCGGCTTCGACTGGTATCAGTTCGGGCCGAACACCGACAGCCTCATCGGCGCACCGTCGCTCGACTTCGTCGACGTCAGCAGTTGGGCCGACCTCGGCGTCGTCTCGCTTCCGACCGGCCTCTCCTTCGAGTGGATGACGCTGGCGGTCGCCATCAAGGTCATCCTGCCGGCCGCCATCGTTCTGGGGTCGGCGTCGATGGCCTCGGAACTCCGAATCGGTCGGACGGCCGTTCTGGAAACCATTAATTCGAACTACGTCGAGACGGCCAAGGCCAAGGGCCTCTCGAGTCGCGTCATCGTCTGGAAGCACGTCTTCCGGAACGCGCTGATTCCGCTACTTCCGATTATCACGAACGAGGCGTTCCTGCTCATCGGCGGGTCGGTCATCGTCGAACAGGTCTTCAACATCAACGGCATCGGGAAACTGTTCTTCCAGTCGGCCGTTCAGGGTGACCTGCCGCTTGCCGGAGCGCTCATCTACATCTTCAC